The genomic DNA GCTGCGGTTGGCGGTGGCACGGCCGGACTTTCGCCGCCAGTGGGTGGGGCAGGCGCTGGCCTCGGCTGCGGTGCAGGTGCTGTCGGCGGCGGCGCTGGCCGCGGGCGGCATGGCGCTGGGCGTGGTCCTGCCGGCGCCCGTGTGGGCCTGGGCGATGGCCCCCGTGTTTCTGATGGCCGCGCTGCCCCTGAGCGTGGGCGGCTGGGGCACGCGCGAGGCCGCCGCCGTGGCCGCGCTGGCACCCTTTGGCGTGGCAGCGCCGGCCGCCGTGGGCGTGGGGATGGTCTATGGCCTCTATGGACTGGCGCAGGGCGCCTTGGGGGCGCTGGCCCTGGGCTTGCCGCGCGGCGCACCGCGGTGAGGGGGCTGTACGCTTCAGCTGGTTTGGTATCGAAATGATAGCTGCTTGCGCTTGCTGGGTAAGCGCTAGAGGCCTGTTTGGTTCAATATGGTGCCGCCGCAGGCTGTGCCCCGCCGGGCGTCAATCTGCGGGGCCCTCGTCCTGGCGGATTTGCAGTGCCTGCGCATACAGCGCATTGCGCGGCGCGCCCGTGATGTCGGCGGCCAGCTTGACGGCCGTCTTGGTCGGCAACTCGCCCAGCAGCAGGCGCAGCACGCGCTGTGCGTCGGCGCCATCTTCCGGTGGGGCCAGCAGCGGGTGCAGCAGCACGACGAATTCCCCCTTCACCCGCTGCGGGGCGCCCGCCAGCCAGCGCGCCAGATCCTGCGCAGGGTGCGTGGAGATCTCCTCGAACTGCTTGGTGAGCTCGCGCGCCAGCGTCACCGGGCGCTCGCCCAACACGGCCAGGGCGCCGGCCAGGTCCTCGATGCGGTGCGGGGCTTCGAGCAGCACCACGCAGCGGGGCTCGCTGGCGAGCTGCTGCACGGCCGTGGCGCGCTCGGCATTTTTTACCGGCAGAAAACCCGCAAAAAGAAAGCCGCCGCTGTCCGTGCTGTGCGCCACGGCGCCGGCCACGCTCAGGGCCGTGGTGATGCTGCTGGCGCCCGGCAGCGGCAGGGCGCGCAGGCCGGCCGCGTGCACGGCGGCCACCAGGCGCGCGCCGGGGTCGCTGACGCCCGGCGTGCCCGCGTCACTGACATAGGCCACGCGCTGGCCCTGCTGCAGCCGCTGCACCACGGCCAGTGCGGCTTCGGCCTCGTTGTGCTGGTGCACGGCCAGCAGTTGCGCGCTGGTCTTGTCGATGCCATAGGCGCGCAGCAGCGCCTGGGTGTGGCGCGTGTCCTCGCAGGCAATGGCGTCGGCCAGCTGCAGCACATGCAGCGCGCGCAGGGTGATGTCGGCCAGGTTGCCAATCGGCGTGGCCACGACATACAGCGTGCCCTGCGGATAATGCTGTGCAGCCGCCGCATCGCGTGCGGCGTTCAAGGCAGATGCGAAAGATGCGCTCAATGAATTTCCTTGGAAAAATGCTATCCAGTGCCCGCCCAGGGGGCGCTGATGCCGCCAGCGGCCGCACCACGCGGCAGCGGGGCGATGCGGCCGAAGACCAGGCGCTGGCCTGTTTGCAGGCCGCAGGCCTGAAGCTGCTGGTGCGCAATTATCGGACGCCCGGGCGCGGCGGGGGCGAGATCGATCTGGTGATGCGCGACCGGGACGGCACCGTGGTGTTTGTCGAGGTGCGCAGCCGCGCCAGCAATGCCTTTGGTGGGGCCGGTGCCAGCATTGGCGCCGTCAAGCAGCGGCGCATCGTGTTTGCGGCGCGCCATTACCTGCTGCGCATGCCCGCGCCGCCGCCGTGCCGTTTTGACGTGGTGCTGGTGCAGGCTTCGGTGCAGTGGCTCCAGGCCGCTTTCGACGCCCAGTAAGGCGGGGCACAAAAGCCGGGTACGCCAAGCCGGCGACTACGGTTTGCTACAAAACCTATAACAACCCGCGGGTATCATCGGGCCTCCATGCTAGAGCAACGCATCCAACAGCACTTCATCGACAGCGCCGACCTGAAATACCAGGCCGCGCAAGCCCTCAGCGCGCCCATCGCCGCTGCCGTGCAGGCCATATTGGCCTGCGTAACCAGCGGCGGCAAGGTGCTGGCCTGTGGCAATGGCCCTTCGGCCGCCGAGGCGCTGCAGTTTGCGGCCTTCTGCGTGGCGGGATTCGAGCGGGACCGGCCCGAGCTGGCCGCGCTGGCGCTGACCTCTGACAGCACCCTGCTCACGGGGGCCGGCGGCGGCAGCGACGTGGCCCAGCAGTTTGCCCGCCAGGTGCGCGCGCTCGGCCAGGCGGGCGATGTCTTGCTGGCACTGTCCGTCACCGGCAACGATGCCAACCTGATTGCCGCCACCGAGGCAGCGCACGAGCGCGACATGACGGTGGTGATCCTCAGCGGCCGCACCGGCGGCCAGCTGGCCACCATGGTGCGCGAGACCGATGTGCTGATCGGTGTGCCGCACGACCGCGCCGCGCGGGTGCGCGAGGTCCATGCGTTGGTGTTGCACTGCCTGTGCGACGGCGTGGATGCCCAATTACTTGGAGAACAGGAAATACCGCTATGAAGCTGACCATGAACCGTACCGCCTGCACCCTGCTGGCCGCCGTTGCGCTGGCCGCAGGCCTGTCCGCCTGCGCTCCTCTGGTGGTTGGCGGGGCGGTGATGGGCGGCATGATGGCCGCAGACCGCCGCACCACCGGCACCCAGGTGGAAGACGAAGGCATCGAGCTGCGTGCGGCCAACCGCATCCGCGAGGTGCTGGGCGACCGGGCCCATGTCAACGTCACCAGCTACAACCGCCAGGTTTTGCTGACCGGCGAGGTGCCCACGGCGCAAGA from Acidovorax sp. T1 includes the following:
- a CDS encoding YraN family protein codes for the protein MNFLGKMLSSARPGGADAASGRTTRQRGDAAEDQALACLQAAGLKLLVRNYRTPGRGGGEIDLVMRDRDGTVVFVEVRSRASNAFGGAGASIGAVKQRRIVFAARHYLLRMPAPPPCRFDVVLVQASVQWLQAAFDAQ
- a CDS encoding SIS domain-containing protein, which translates into the protein MLEQRIQQHFIDSADLKYQAAQALSAPIAAAVQAILACVTSGGKVLACGNGPSAAEALQFAAFCVAGFERDRPELAALALTSDSTLLTGAGGGSDVAQQFARQVRALGQAGDVLLALSVTGNDANLIAATEAAHERDMTVVILSGRTGGQLATMVRETDVLIGVPHDRAARVREVHALVLHCLCDGVDAQLLGEQEIPL
- the rsmI gene encoding 16S rRNA (cytidine(1402)-2'-O)-methyltransferase, producing the protein MSASFASALNAARDAAAAQHYPQGTLYVVATPIGNLADITLRALHVLQLADAIACEDTRHTQALLRAYGIDKTSAQLLAVHQHNEAEAALAVVQRLQQGQRVAYVSDAGTPGVSDPGARLVAAVHAAGLRALPLPGASSITTALSVAGAVAHSTDSGGFLFAGFLPVKNAERATAVQQLASEPRCVVLLEAPHRIEDLAGALAVLGERPVTLARELTKQFEEISTHPAQDLARWLAGAPQRVKGEFVVLLHPLLAPPEDGADAQRVLRLLLGELPTKTAVKLAADITGAPRNALYAQALQIRQDEGPAD